The Paracoccus albus region CTGTTCGATCCGCTCTGCCCGTTCGGCCTCTGGCAGGGCCGCGCGCGTCGCAAGCGCGTCCAGATCGCCGCCCGCGCAAAAGAAACCGTTCGCACCCTGAATCACGATATTTGCAATTTCAGGCGTCGCAATCGCGTGGTCCAGACCGCGCAGCAGACCGCTATAGGTGCCGGGGCTCAGCGCATTGCGCTTTTTTGGTGTGTTGAGCGTCAGGACCAATGTCGGACCAACGCACTCGCTGAGCACCGCGTGTTGCGGTTGAAGTTGGATCGCTGCGTCATTCATCGCTTTATGAACACCTTGAATGTAGCGTTACAGGTTGCAAGCAGCCTGCCGGACGCATCACGCAACTCCCCCTCGGCGAATTTCATCGAGCGCCCCCCTCCGGTCACATAGCCGGTCGCGGTTACCAACCCCTCATTGGCGCTGTCGATGAAGTTTACGGCCATCGACACGGTCACCACTGCCGCATCAATGTCGCCAACGGAATTGCGCACCGCGATGCCGCAGCAATTGTCCAGCAGCATGGAGACGATGCCCCCATGCAGCATGCCAATGCGGTTCAGGTGCTGCGGGCCGACGCCCAGAGAGCACGCACCGCGGACGTTGTCGGGCAGGTAGGACCGATAGCCTACGAGGTCTCGCACGCCCGACTGATCCATCGGGATCGCGCTTTCGGCATGGGTTTCGCGGTGCGAGCCGTTTCCCTGCCCGCTATTGACCATCAGACGCCTCATCTGTCGGAAGGATGATGCGCTGAAGGTGGTCGGTGCGGTCGCCAAGCTGGTGATCGATCATGACCAGTCGCTTGGCATAATGCGCACCGGGATATTCCCAGGTCATGCCGATACCGCCATGCAACTGGATTGCCTCTTCCGAGATATGACGCCCGGCGCGACCGATCAGGTTCTTCGCCATAGAGACCTTGCGCGCCTGATCCGGCGTCCCGAAGGCGGCAACAGCGGCAATTGTGATAGAGCGTGCCTGTTCCAGATCGACGAGCATATCGACGACGCGGTGCTGCAGTGCCTGAAAGCTGGAAATGCTGCGACCGAATTGCTGGCGCTGCTTCATGTAGTCGACGGTCAGGTCGATCAGATGCGAAGCCGCGCCCACTGCCTCGGCGCAAAGGGCGATGCGGCCCAGATCAAGCGCGTCCTCTATCTGGGTCCGCGCATCGGCCGACAGGCATTCCGCCGCCAGATCGTCCATCACCAGATCGGCGATGCCGCCACCATCGATCATAGCCGCAGAGATGAGCGGCGGCGTGGTGGTCAGAAACACGCCCAGGCCCTGATCGGTGCGGGCTACGACCAGCACATGATCAGCGCCCGGTGCGCCATAGATCGCGGATTTGCGCCCCTGCAGCTTCCATTGATCGCCGTCCTGGCGGGCCGTGGCCTCGATATGGTCGAGATCAAAGGCGACGCGCGGTTCATAGACCGCAAGCGCGCAACGTGCCTCGCCGCCGACGATCGCTTCGACGATCTTATCCTGCCCGAAATCGGCAAGCAGACGCAGGCCCATCAATGCGCCGAGCATCGGCTCTGCCGAAAGGGCCCGGCCCATTTCTTCGAACACGACCGAGACATCTTCCGCCGTGCCGCCGAAACCGCCCGTTTCCTCGGTGATGAAAGCGCCGACCGTTCCCAGCCCGGCCAGAGATTCCCACATCTCAGGAGAATGATAGGGCGCGGTGTAAGCGGCTTCGTTGCGTGTCTCGATCTCGTAATTATCTGCCAGAAAACGCCGCAGCGTGTCTGACAGCATCTGGTGGTCTTCGGAAAGATTGAAGTCCATGGCGATCACCCCCTGAACAGTTCTTTGGCAACGATGTTGCGTTGGATTTCGTTGGCACCGCCGAAGATCGACAGCTTGCGATGGTTGAAATAGACCGGTGCAGCACGCGCGGATTCCGGCGGGATCGTCAGCTCGTTTTCAGACAGATCGTCCGCAACCGGCGCTGCCTCGGGTCCAAGCGCCGAGCGGTAGAGATCCTGCAACTCCTGCCGGATCT contains the following coding sequences:
- a CDS encoding acyl-CoA dehydrogenase family protein, which produces MDFNLSEDHQMLSDTLRRFLADNYEIETRNEAAYTAPYHSPEMWESLAGLGTVGAFITEETGGFGGTAEDVSVVFEEMGRALSAEPMLGALMGLRLLADFGQDKIVEAIVGGEARCALAVYEPRVAFDLDHIEATARQDGDQWKLQGRKSAIYGAPGADHVLVVARTDQGLGVFLTTTPPLISAAMIDGGGIADLVMDDLAAECLSADARTQIEDALDLGRIALCAEAVGAASHLIDLTVDYMKQRQQFGRSISSFQALQHRVVDMLVDLEQARSITIAAVAAFGTPDQARKVSMAKNLIGRAGRHISEEAIQLHGGIGMTWEYPGAHYAKRLVMIDHQLGDRTDHLQRIILPTDEASDGQ
- a CDS encoding PaaI family thioesterase, with product MRRLMVNSGQGNGSHRETHAESAIPMDQSGVRDLVGYRSYLPDNVRGACSLGVGPQHLNRIGMLHGGIVSMLLDNCCGIAVRNSVGDIDAAVVTVSMAVNFIDSANEGLVTATGYVTGGGRSMKFAEGELRDASGRLLATCNATFKVFIKR